The Oreochromis aureus strain Israel breed Guangdong linkage group 7, ZZ_aureus, whole genome shotgun sequence region TGCTGTGTGGTTAATTCTATTGACAGAATCCAAAAAGTCTGTTTCAGCTTTGTAGAGCAAAATGTTAGTTTATTATTCAGACATATATAGCAGACATCCATGTGTGGACACATATGTTCAATGGggctctaaaaaaacaaaaacaagatgtCAATGACTTGATGAAGTGGCTTTGAAAAAAGACTTTACAAACCAGCAGCACATCATCTTTCCCCTTAAATCACACATCAGTTAGCTGCACAACATCACGACTGCACAggggcttttcttttttatcttgcTTCTTATAAACATAATCAGTAAAGAAAATCACCAACTCCATTCCCCATAACTCAAGTGTTTCCTCGCTATTCCTCATCAGTCAAGTCTAAAAGTAGAGCAGAGCTTTCAAATGTCTAGTTAGTaagttgtttttatatttacttttaGGTCCTCCTCCCAAAAATGATACAGGCACCATGATTTACCCGCTGATTTTGGACTTGGATTTTTAAGCCTCATTGTTTTAGTGTCCTAGTCGCCCCCATCTGGCAGCCATAATGGATGTGCCTATAATAATGCTTGCTCATGACACTGTTTGTGTCTGCTAGATACCAGAGGCCTTAACAAAATATCAGTATGAGTCTGTGTCCTGAGTCACGAATTGTTCAGTGTTCCACTTTAACCATAAAATGTCATGTGGTCACTTCCTTTAGGTGTTTTGCGTTGTGGACCTCAGAATGTGACTCTTGACTACGACAGTTTCCTGTTAAAGTGGGAAGATGACCCTTCTTGCTCTGTGATACGAGATGGGCTCGTGTACGAGCTGCAGCTTCTCACTGCAGACAAACCTGTACACAATGTAAGAGATTATTATGGGTAACTATAAACTTCACTTCTGTAGCCTCCAAACAAAAAGCTGTTGCTCTAATTTGTTTATGATAATGTTGTAGGGTGAAGTTGTTGTGACACCTGCACAGATAGGATCTACTCATTCCTGGAAAGGGACTTCCCATTTACCATCGCAGTGTGCTCGCCATTCCGTCCGGCTCAGGTCCCAATACAACAACCAATCAAGCCCATGGTTGCAGAAGACGCTACCTGGTTAATATTGAATTCAAATCATTTGATCTTTTCATCATTCTTAAACATTTCACAGTCTTGTTTATTCTTATCATTGTGGTTTTTCAGACCAGGGTAAAATACTGGTTCTCCCAAGAAACCAAATGTTCGAGGTGGGCAGCACAGCCACATTCTGCTGTACGGTGCCAGATGGGGAAAGTATTAAAACAATGTTTCTACCCAACTATAAAGGCGCTAATGTAAATGCTACAAAGATCAGTGAACATGTGCATTCCCTGACTGTTCACTTGGACCAACAATCAGAAAACTGGAGTGATGTAATATGTGAAACAACCAAAGGAGAGATCAGTGGAGCCAGTTTTCATGCTGGATGTAAGTATGACACAAAGTACTGAGAAAAAGGAATTACTAAAGGCCAGGAAGCTTTTGATAGCCTTTTTGTCTTTATAAACAaaaccatcatttaaaaactgtattttgtatttactcttttttgtctttgtctattgtaaacattttttttgatgatttgaaacatttaaatgtggcaataaatgaggccaaatactttttcactgcACTGTAGCATTTGAGGGTGGTTTGTGGTTTTGTCAAATGTACCTTATAATTAAATGCTggttcttcttttttgttttcttgaaattTGCCATAAATTTAGACCCCCCTAGTGACAGTAGTCTTCAGTGTGAAACCCAGGATCTGGAATCCATCGATTGTTTTTGGAATATAACAAGGAAAACAGAGGATGTTGAAAAACTGAGAAGAAAATACCTGCTCCAGGGAAGGTGATATGAAATACACAACACCTCTGATGTAACAATGAGCTCCAGTATGGGACTAAAGAAAGGCTCTAAGGATCTGAGTGtcgaaataagtaaataaaatgtaatctgACTACTGATTTCAGAAAAATAGTCTTTCCCATAAACTTCCAGTTGGTTCACTCTTCTTTAACAATGCGCAGTATCAATCAGCGCTATTATACACTCACTCCCTGCTTTAGATGTAAATGTCTTTGTTGCACtagatttcatttcattttctctttctgaATAATTGATGAagcaacctctgttggagtagtgaGGTAGAGGGGAATATCAGAATGGCCGCAGTTGGGACCACTGAAAATCCCTTATGTTTATAGTGTATATGTTATATACAGTCCAAAATGCACAAACATTGGttagtttgtctttttctttttctctcactaTGAAAGCTAATGGGCTAAATGGATACTATGCTCAGGCACAGTAGTATCGAGTACTGCGTCATACTTTGTGTTTACTTTGTGGTAAACAGAGAAGCCAACAGAAGCCTTTGTGGTAAAGATTTAAGCTACTTATGCTTTTGCATTATAGCATTGAGAAAATGCTCATAAAACCTGCCGGTGGAGGCTGGTGAGAGGAAAGGGCCTTTATTTGCTTCCATAAAAAATGTGCAGTCCTGCTGGGTTCTtcgatttttttgttgttaagaTTAAAGCAgcttacatttttacattttagccCATGCAAAATTGGAGCAATGCATCAATTGGGTAAATGCTCGCAAAAAGTGGAGGTGGATGCTGCTGAGAGGAACTGGACCTTAACAGTTACTAATCCTCTGGGAAAGCTCGAGCTCCATGACAGGGCGGACCTGACCAAAAGAGGTAAAACTTTGGAAAAAATGAGggtaaaatgattatttttaatcagagatcagctgattgTTGTGATCTCTTGTTTTAGTGCACATGGTTGCACCAGAAAAAGTGGCAGCTTCAACTGTGAACCCCAGAAACATCAGTCTGAAATGGAGCTGGACTGTGCAGAAGTACAGTAATCTCAACCTCACATGCCAAGTAGATGTCAGCGATGGAGACTCTAATACCAAAGTGAGTAGATTAAAAAGGAAGCTAAGGTATTggcttttcaaagtaaaagttttcACTGAAGTCAGCTAACATAATTTTTATCTTTGCAATGTTTCTAGATTGAAAACTTTGGAGTTGGCCTCACAGCTGCAGTTATCAAGGACTTGATACCACACTGGGACTATGACGTGAGGGTCCGATGTGGAACAGCACAGCATTTCTGGAAATGGGGTGACTGGAGCAAAAGTGTCAAAATCCGCACAAAGGGTGATGGTaagtatttgtttgttttttaggagAAAAGACTTTAAAAATTCAAGAATGTAACAGATGTTGTTTGTCTGGTTGCACCACAGTTCCAGATGCTCTTGACGTGTGGATGAAGGTGAAGGAAGACCAGACTGTAATCTCCTGGAAGGTGAGTCCAAGTTGCCTTTTACAAGGCTTTTATGAGGCCTCTTGGTAAGGTCTAAATCTGGAAACTGACTtacttttggagccagcctcaagtggtcatTAGAGAAACTAGAGGTTTTGGTACTCGCATGTTGGATTCATTTTTTTGCCTCACAACTTgatgcaataaaaaaatatctttaataaacCTGTTTGAAAAAATATCAGTGCAACATCTTATACAGTTAGAAAGTGATGTTTCAGATGACACTGTTACCATTTCAGGTAAACTTAAAGTCTTGATGTTACTTTTCCACAGGTGCCACTGACCAATCAGAGCCATGGAGAAATCTTTGACTACAAAGTGTCCTGGGCAAAGACCAAAGAGAAAAATCAGTCAAACCAAACCAACGTGTCCAGAAGCAATCACAGGCTTACACTCACGCTGGACCCCAGTGAGGAGTACATGGTCACCGTCACGGCTAGAAACATAAACGGCAGCTCATCCCCATCGACCATCATCATCCCCCGCCTCAATCTAGGTATGAAGCTAACAGAGCACCACACATTACAGATAAGCTCACTTTGATTTCCATTTGGGGAAGAGGTTTGATTTTATCTAATCTGTGCAGATGCCTGTAAGCAAAGGGTTTTCCAaacaaatgcagaaatgaaATAGCAGTTTTCATGATCACATGACTGAGATTATAGCTATTATAAGTATACAAATTTGTAATTGTTGTGTTTATATTCTATATATCCAAGTCATGATGGGTAtatacatttttgcacattttattgGTCTGCAAAGGGAAGCCAAATGCCTTAAAAGTGCATTAAACTGCTTTCAAAACCCATGAAAAATTCTCAAGGTTTAACTATATCTACTGATTTAACCCCTTCCTTTTTTTACATGAAGTATGTtgtaaaatctaattttaaAGAGTATTTTTCAGATAAATCCGAGGTGAAGACCTCCTGGATCAGTGGCAGCAATGGTAGCTTCTTCCTGTCCTGGCCTGTTAGTCCTAACGCCAGCTGTGGCTACATAGTGGACTGGTGTCCAGTCTTCGGTAATTGCACCTTCGAGTGGATGAAAGTGCC contains the following coding sequences:
- the LOC120441236 gene encoding leukemia inhibitory factor receptor-like, giving the protein MITWLLLLSLFRESTQDGQEDGVLRCGPQNVTLDYDSFLLKWEDDPSCSVIRDGLVYELQLLTADKPVHNGEVVVTPAQIGSTHSWKGTSHLPSQCARHSVRLRSQYNNQSSPWLQKTLPDQGKILVLPRNQMFEVGSTATFCCTVPDGESIKTMFLPNYKGANVNATKISEHVHSLTVHLDQQSENWSDVICETTKGEISGASFHAGYPPSDSSLQCETQDLESIDCFWNITRKTEDVEKLRRKYLLQGSPCKIGAMHQLGKCSQKVEVDAAERNWTLTVTNPLGKLELHDRADLTKRVHMVAPEKVAASTVNPRNISLKWSWTVQKYSNLNLTCQVDVSDGDSNTKIENFGVGLTAAVIKDLIPHWDYDVRVRCGTAQHFWKWGDWSKSVKIRTKGDVPDALDVWMKVKEDQTVISWKVPLTNQSHGEIFDYKVSWAKTKEKNQSNQTNVSRSNHRLTLTLDPSEEYMVTVTARNINGSSSPSTIIIPRLNLDKSEVKTSWISGSNGSFFLSWPVSPNASCGYIVDWCPVFGNCTFEWMKVPPNRTHTAIFSKNFEDGRRYLLSIYACTERAPVLLQRREGYVRETKIEAKLFKLKYKQKDSAVEVSWEPIPLEKQTASIHGYSLYNQDKSGNIFNVSTDDPEATSLTAKNLNISTYNFTVTALTAVGLCGNTSINVILNPPADQLIMLTLISLGAVFLILSVNIIICYRHWACIKDKVYPPIPKPVLTENWLASPDEHTVRPLPFDQSHYSEVLDVPELHDKFRPPQPVVGQDYMPFTFSQTPKGYYNKPLKKLQPCLTLPTTGLTSRPGLPCFPINDVFPNPSYNLIVQGEDQQSQSHPEIQEGMPIIDSGYQAQSPEESFSTAELEEEPDSPISCVSTYILLPQKTSK